In a genomic window of Streptomyces sp. NBC_01231:
- a CDS encoding cystathionine gamma-synthase, whose translation MSDRHPSQHFETLAIHAGNTADPLTGAVVPPIYQVSTYKQDGVGGLRGGYEYSRSANPTRTALEENLAALEGGRRGLAFASGLAAEDCLLRTLLSPGDHVVIPNDAYGGTFRLFAKVVSRWGVEWSVADSADPASVRAAITPKTKAVWVETPSNPLLGITDIAAVAQVAHDAGARLVVDNTFATPYLQQPLALGADVVVHSLTKYMGGHSDVVGGALIVSDPDLGEELAYHQNAMGAVAGPFDSWLVLRGTKTLSVRMDRHSENATKVADMLTRHARVSKVLYPGLPDHPGHEVAAKQMRAFGGMVSFQVEGGEEAAVEVCNRAKVFTLGESLGGVESLIEHPGRMTHASVVGSALEVPADLVRLSVGIENVEDLLEDLRQALG comes from the coding sequence ATGAGCGACAGGCACCCCAGTCAGCATTTCGAGACCCTCGCGATCCACGCGGGCAACACCGCGGATCCCCTCACCGGCGCGGTCGTCCCGCCGATCTACCAGGTCTCGACGTACAAGCAGGACGGCGTCGGCGGTCTGCGCGGCGGCTATGAGTACAGCCGCAGCGCCAACCCGACGCGCACCGCACTCGAGGAGAACCTCGCCGCCCTGGAGGGCGGGCGCCGAGGCCTCGCGTTCGCATCCGGGCTGGCGGCCGAGGACTGCCTGCTGCGTACGCTGCTCAGCCCCGGCGACCACGTGGTCATCCCGAACGACGCGTACGGCGGCACGTTCCGTCTGTTCGCGAAGGTCGTCTCCCGGTGGGGCGTGGAGTGGTCGGTCGCCGACTCCGCCGATCCCGCCTCCGTACGGGCCGCCATCACCCCGAAGACCAAGGCCGTGTGGGTGGAGACCCCCTCCAACCCGCTGCTCGGCATCACCGACATCGCCGCCGTCGCCCAGGTCGCCCATGACGCGGGCGCCCGGCTCGTCGTCGACAACACCTTCGCGACGCCGTACCTGCAGCAGCCGCTGGCGCTCGGCGCGGACGTCGTCGTGCACTCCCTGACCAAGTACATGGGTGGCCACTCGGACGTCGTCGGCGGCGCCCTGATCGTCAGCGACCCGGACCTGGGGGAGGAGCTGGCGTATCACCAGAACGCGATGGGCGCGGTCGCCGGGCCCTTCGACTCCTGGCTGGTGCTGCGCGGCACGAAGACGCTGTCGGTACGGATGGACCGGCACAGCGAGAACGCCACGAAGGTCGCCGACATGCTGACCCGGCACGCGCGCGTGTCGAAGGTCCTCTACCCGGGCCTTCCGGACCATCCCGGCCACGAGGTCGCCGCCAAGCAGATGCGGGCGTTCGGCGGCATGGTCTCTTTCCAGGTCGAGGGCGGCGAGGAGGCGGCCGTCGAGGTCTGCAACCGCGCCAAGGTGTTCACGCTCGGTGAGTCCCTGGGTGGCGTCGAGTCGCTGATCGAGCACCCCGGTCGTATGACGCACGCCTCCGTGGTCGGCTCCGCCCTGGAGGTGCCCGCCGATCTCGTACGTCTGTCCGTGGGCATCGAGAACGTCGAGGACCTTCTGGAGGACCTGCGTCAGGCGCTCGGCTAG
- a CDS encoding RNA polymerase subunit sigma-70, whose translation MRERHAEQDARRAREFEAFVAGAAGRLLHAATLLTAEDPRDNPHARRLLTSALAHTYACWDQSRGDDPYDRARQYLATRFARGAWHQYGALGRPRPPRPGALARLSPQERLILVLRLYEGVAEEQAAALLGLSQERVRAICDRASTTLLHPPRGPAAAVIGAKVVSS comes from the coding sequence GTGCGAGAACGGCATGCGGAGCAGGACGCCCGCCGGGCCCGGGAGTTCGAGGCGTTCGTCGCGGGCGCGGCCGGGCGGCTGCTGCACGCCGCCACCCTCCTCACGGCAGAGGATCCGCGCGACAACCCGCACGCGCGGCGCCTGTTGACGTCGGCCCTCGCCCACACGTACGCGTGCTGGGACCAGTCGCGCGGCGACGATCCCTACGACCGCGCGCGCCAGTACCTGGCCACCCGGTTCGCCCGCGGGGCCTGGCACCAGTACGGCGCCCTCGGCCGACCCCGCCCGCCCCGCCCCGGCGCACTGGCCCGGCTCAGCCCGCAGGAACGACTGATCCTGGTCCTGCGCCTGTACGAGGGGGTCGCCGAGGAGCAGGCGGCGGCGCTGCTCGGGCTCTCCCAGGAGCGCGTCCGCGCGATCTGCGACCGCGCGAGCACGACCCTCCTGCATCCGCCCCGCGGCCCGGCCGCCGCGGTGATCGGCGCGAAGGTGGTCTCGTCGTGA
- a CDS encoding MarR family transcriptional regulator: MSMDMTTLGDTGLLDTLQHEVAVFARRAEQTRLGGVGQVRNSMDRAAYLLLNRLDKEGPMGVKALAASMGIDSSTVTRQVAPLVDTGLVKRTSHPEDGRAVVLQLSPRGQSRLEEVRSSRRQLMAELTHDWAPEEREAFCTLLTRFNSALSSRMSAQGLPGAEPPSAS; encoded by the coding sequence ATGTCGATGGACATGACGACCCTCGGTGACACCGGTCTCCTCGACACCTTGCAGCACGAGGTGGCGGTGTTCGCCCGCCGTGCCGAACAGACCCGGCTCGGTGGGGTGGGGCAGGTGCGCAACTCCATGGACCGTGCCGCGTACCTGCTGCTCAACCGGCTCGACAAGGAAGGCCCGATGGGCGTCAAGGCGCTCGCCGCCAGCATGGGAATCGACTCGTCGACGGTCACCCGGCAGGTGGCACCGCTCGTCGACACCGGGCTCGTCAAGCGGACCTCGCACCCCGAGGACGGGCGGGCGGTGGTGCTCCAGTTGTCGCCCCGAGGACAGTCGCGTCTTGAGGAAGTGCGCTCGTCGAGGCGTCAGTTGATGGCCGAGCTGACACACGACTGGGCGCCGGAGGAGCGCGAGGCGTTCTGCACGCTCCTGACGCGCTTCAACAGCGCGCTGTCGTCCCGGATGTCGGCCCAGGGCCTGCCGGGGGCGGAGCCGCCGTCGGCCTCCTGA
- the ilvA gene encoding threonine ammonia-lyase, whose amino-acid sequence MNYREAQSVSPVTLDDVRGAQKMLSGVSRVTAMEGSRHLTQLVGAPVHFKCENLQRTGSFKLRGAYVRIAGLLPEERAAGVVAASAGNHAQGVALASSLLGVRSTVFMPKGAPLPKISATKEYGAEVRLHGQVVDETLAAAQEYAHETGAVFIHPFDHPDIIAGQGTVGLEILEQCPDVRTIVLGIGGGGLAAGVAIAVKALRPDVRIVGVQAAGAAAYPPSLAAGRPVSIENPATMADGMKVGRPGDVPFGIIGELVDEVRTVTEDELSAALLLCLERAKVVVEPAGASPVAALLSDPGSFEGPVVALLSGGNVDPLLLQRILRHGMSAQGRYLAVRLRLTDRPGALATLLGVLSVVDANVLDVSHVRTDPRLGLTEAEVELHLETKGPAHCVEVGRALRDAGYTVID is encoded by the coding sequence ATGAACTACCGCGAGGCCCAGTCCGTGTCGCCGGTCACGCTCGATGACGTGCGCGGAGCCCAGAAGATGCTCTCGGGCGTGTCGCGGGTGACCGCCATGGAGGGCAGTCGGCACCTGACCCAGCTGGTGGGGGCGCCGGTCCACTTCAAGTGCGAGAACCTCCAGCGGACCGGTTCCTTCAAGCTGCGCGGTGCCTACGTCCGTATCGCCGGGCTGCTGCCGGAGGAGCGGGCGGCCGGTGTGGTCGCCGCCAGCGCGGGCAACCACGCCCAGGGCGTGGCCCTCGCGTCGTCGCTGCTCGGGGTGCGTTCCACGGTGTTCATGCCGAAGGGCGCCCCGCTGCCGAAGATCAGTGCCACGAAGGAGTACGGCGCGGAGGTGCGCCTGCACGGCCAGGTGGTCGACGAGACGCTGGCCGCCGCGCAGGAGTACGCGCACGAGACGGGCGCGGTGTTCATCCACCCCTTCGACCATCCCGACATCATCGCCGGTCAGGGCACGGTCGGCCTGGAGATCCTGGAGCAGTGCCCGGACGTGCGCACGATCGTCCTCGGCATCGGCGGCGGTGGTCTCGCGGCCGGTGTCGCGATCGCGGTGAAGGCACTCCGGCCGGACGTGCGGATCGTGGGCGTGCAGGCGGCGGGCGCCGCCGCGTACCCGCCCTCGCTGGCGGCCGGGCGTCCGGTCTCGATCGAGAACCCCGCGACGATGGCCGACGGCATGAAGGTCGGACGGCCGGGCGACGTGCCGTTCGGCATCATCGGCGAGCTGGTCGACGAGGTCCGCACAGTGACGGAGGACGAGCTGTCCGCCGCGCTGCTGCTGTGCCTGGAACGGGCCAAGGTGGTGGTCGAGCCGGCCGGCGCGAGCCCGGTCGCGGCCCTGCTGAGCGACCCCGGTTCCTTCGAGGGACCGGTGGTGGCGCTGCTGTCCGGCGGCAACGTCGACCCGCTGCTGCTGCAGCGCATCCTGCGGCACGGCATGTCCGCGCAGGGCCGCTACCTGGCCGTACGCCTCAGGCTGACGGACCGGCCGGGCGCCCTCGCGACACTTCTGGGTGTGTTGTCAGTGGTGGACGCTAATGTCCTCGATGTGAGCCACGTACGGACCGACCCACGGCTCGGGCTCACGGAGGCGGAGGTCGAGCTGCACCTGGAGACGAAGGGGCCGGCGCACTGCGTGGAAGTCGGCCGGGCCCTCCGCGACGCGGGCTACACGGTCATCGACTGA
- a CDS encoding ATP-binding cassette domain-containing protein, which translates to MPGAIYAEGLVKTFGDVKALDGVDLDVPEGTVLGLLGPNGAGKTTAVRCLTTLLRPDSGKAVVAGLDVLKQPNEVRRSIGLSGQFAAVDEYLTGRENLQMVGQLYQMKAKAAKVRAGELLDQFHLADAADRPAKTYSGGMRRRLDLAAALVVSPPVMFMDEPTTGLDPRNRQQLWEVIKQLVSGGTTLLLTTQYLEEADHLAHDIAVVDHGHVIARGTSDQLKARTGGERVEVVVHEREHIATAREVLAGFGKGDTTVEDHIRRITVPVSGGAKLLAEVIRELDVRGIEIDDIGLRRPTLDDVFLSLTGHVAEARTQENGAAADTKQQKEASE; encoded by the coding sequence ATGCCAGGCGCCATCTATGCCGAAGGTCTGGTCAAGACCTTCGGTGACGTAAAGGCTCTGGACGGCGTCGACCTCGATGTCCCCGAGGGCACGGTCCTCGGCCTGCTCGGACCGAACGGCGCGGGCAAGACGACCGCGGTCCGCTGCCTGACGACCCTGCTGCGCCCCGACAGCGGAAAGGCCGTCGTCGCCGGCCTCGACGTGCTCAAGCAGCCCAACGAGGTACGGCGTTCGATCGGCCTGTCCGGCCAGTTCGCCGCGGTCGACGAATACCTGACCGGCCGCGAGAACCTCCAGATGGTCGGCCAGCTCTACCAGATGAAGGCCAAGGCCGCGAAGGTCCGGGCCGGTGAGCTGCTCGACCAGTTCCACCTCGCGGACGCCGCGGACCGGCCCGCGAAGACCTACTCCGGCGGTATGCGCCGCCGGCTCGACCTGGCCGCCGCCCTCGTCGTCTCGCCGCCCGTGATGTTCATGGACGAACCGACGACCGGTCTCGACCCGCGCAACCGCCAGCAGCTGTGGGAGGTCATCAAACAGCTGGTCTCCGGCGGTACGACGCTGCTGCTGACCACCCAGTACCTCGAAGAGGCCGACCACCTCGCGCACGACATCGCCGTGGTCGACCACGGGCATGTCATCGCGCGCGGCACCTCGGACCAGCTCAAGGCCCGCACCGGGGGTGAGCGCGTCGAGGTCGTGGTGCACGAGCGCGAACACATCGCGACCGCCCGAGAGGTGCTGGCCGGCTTCGGCAAGGGCGACACCACCGTCGAGGACCACATCCGCAGGATCACCGTGCCGGTCTCCGGCGGTGCGAAGCTCCTCGCCGAGGTCATCCGGGAACTCGACGTCCGCGGCATCGAGATAGACGACATCGGCCTGCGCCGCCCCACCCTGGACGACGTCTTCCTGTCCCTGACCGGCCATGTGGCCGAGGCCAGGACCCAGGAGAACGGCGCGGCGGCGGACACCAAGCAGCAGAAGGAGGCCTCCGAGTGA
- a CDS encoding ABC transporter permease, with translation MSAVTDAARVAAPSNPLGQSVRDSLVVAKRNLIRMSRIPEMVIFGLIQPIMFVVLFSYVFGGSMQVGGSTSPDDYKNFLMAGIFAQTVTFATAGAGAGIADDMHKGLIDRFRSLPMARGAVLTGRTLADLVQTALTLLVLAVVALLVGWRVGSFGDTNAGKVLGAFGLLLLLGYAFTWIGALIGLSVRTPEAATSGGLIWLFPVTFISSAFVDTGNMTPWLRHIAEWNPFSATVQACRVLFANPGQSQSDAWPMQHPVWASLIYSVLIILVFRTLAVRKYRSATA, from the coding sequence GTGAGCGCCGTGACCGATGCCGCGCGGGTCGCGGCACCCTCGAACCCCCTGGGCCAGTCGGTGCGCGACTCCCTGGTCGTGGCCAAGCGCAACCTGATCCGGATGTCCCGGATCCCGGAGATGGTGATCTTCGGACTCATCCAGCCGATCATGTTCGTGGTGCTGTTCAGCTACGTGTTCGGCGGCTCCATGCAGGTCGGCGGCAGCACCAGCCCCGACGACTACAAGAACTTCCTGATGGCGGGCATCTTCGCGCAGACCGTCACCTTCGCCACCGCGGGCGCTGGCGCCGGAATCGCCGACGACATGCACAAGGGCCTGATCGACCGCTTCCGCTCGCTGCCCATGGCGCGTGGTGCGGTGCTGACGGGGCGTACCCTCGCGGACCTGGTGCAGACGGCGCTGACGCTCCTGGTCCTCGCCGTGGTCGCCCTCCTGGTCGGCTGGCGGGTGGGGTCGTTCGGAGACACCAACGCCGGCAAGGTGCTCGGCGCCTTCGGTCTGCTGCTCCTGCTCGGCTATGCCTTCACCTGGATCGGGGCCCTGATCGGCCTGTCCGTCCGGACACCCGAGGCTGCCACGTCCGGCGGACTGATCTGGCTCTTCCCGGTGACGTTCATCTCGAGCGCGTTCGTCGACACGGGCAACATGACGCCATGGCTGCGCCACATCGCCGAGTGGAACCCCTTCAGCGCCACGGTCCAGGCCTGCCGTGTCCTGTTCGCCAACCCGGGGCAGTCGCAGTCCGACGCCTGGCCCATGCAGCACCCGGTCTGGGCCTCGCTGATCTACTCGGTCCTGATCATTCTCGTGTTCAGGACCCTGGCCGTCCGCAAGTACCGGTCCGCGACCGCATGA
- the greA gene encoding transcription elongation factor GreA encodes MTQTSENVTWLTQEAYNQLRAELEHLSGPARTEIAAKIAAAREEGDLRENGGYHAAKEEQGKQELRVRQLTQLLENAKVGEAPASADGAVAPGMVVTIAFDGDEDDTLAFLLASREYASSDIETYSPQSPLGSGVIGHKVGEDADYELPNGKKASVKILKAEPYSG; translated from the coding sequence GTGACCCAGACCAGCGAGAACGTCACCTGGCTGACCCAGGAGGCGTACAACCAGCTCAGGGCCGAGCTGGAGCACCTGTCTGGTCCCGCGCGCACGGAGATCGCCGCCAAGATCGCGGCCGCGCGCGAGGAGGGCGACCTGCGTGAGAACGGCGGGTACCACGCGGCCAAGGAGGAGCAGGGCAAGCAGGAGCTCCGTGTGCGCCAGCTGACCCAGCTCCTGGAGAACGCCAAGGTCGGCGAGGCGCCGGCCTCAGCGGACGGTGCGGTGGCGCCCGGCATGGTCGTGACGATCGCGTTCGACGGCGACGAGGACGACACGCTCGCCTTCCTGCTCGCCTCGCGTGAGTACGCCAGCTCCGACATCGAGACCTACTCGCCGCAGTCCCCGCTGGGCTCCGGCGTGATCGGCCACAAGGTCGGCGAGGACGCGGACTACGAACTGCCGAACGGCAAGAAGGCCTCGGTGAAGATCCTCAAGGCCGAGCCGTACAGCGGCTGA
- a CDS encoding DUF4307 domain-containing protein, which translates to MSTASTRLPEGRYGHSSDERADHKLKIAGAVLAALLLALVGYFAYHYVAQNKISGEVITFEPGKDSVQVHLEVRKDADASGYCTVRSQAEDGAVVGRADFRFDGDATRIDKVVTLRTTSPGTTAELLGCYAD; encoded by the coding sequence ATGAGTACGGCGAGCACGCGACTGCCCGAGGGCCGTTACGGCCACTCCTCGGACGAGCGCGCCGACCACAAACTCAAGATCGCCGGAGCGGTTCTCGCGGCCCTGCTGCTCGCGCTCGTCGGCTACTTCGCGTACCACTACGTCGCCCAGAACAAGATCAGCGGCGAGGTGATCACCTTCGAGCCCGGCAAGGACTCGGTCCAGGTGCATCTGGAGGTCCGCAAGGACGCCGACGCGAGCGGCTACTGCACCGTGCGCTCCCAGGCGGAGGACGGCGCCGTGGTGGGCCGGGCCGACTTCCGCTTCGACGGAGACGCCACCCGCATCGACAAGGTGGTCACGCTGCGCACGACGTCTCCCGGCACCACCGCCGAGCTCCTGGGCTGTTACGCCGACTGA
- the mca gene encoding mycothiol conjugate amidase Mca, protein MTDQLRLMAVHAHPDDESSKGAATMAKYVSEGVDVLVVTCTGGERGSILNPKLQGDSYIEEHIHEVRKKEMDEAREILGVKQEWLGFVDSGLPEGDPLPPLPEGCFALEDVDVAAGELVRKIRSFRPQVITTYDENGGYPHPDHIMTHKISMVAFEGAADTEKYPEAEFGPAYQSQKLYYNQGFNRPRTEALHQALLDRGIESPYGEWLERWKEIQRTERTLTTHIPCADFFEIRDKALIAHATQIDPDGGWFRVPMEIQKEVWPTEEYELAKSLVDSSLPEDDLFAGIRDNA, encoded by the coding sequence TTGACTGACCAGTTGCGACTGATGGCCGTACACGCCCACCCCGACGACGAGTCGAGCAAGGGCGCGGCCACCATGGCGAAGTACGTGTCCGAGGGGGTGGACGTGCTGGTCGTGACCTGCACGGGCGGGGAGCGCGGGTCCATCCTCAACCCGAAGCTGCAGGGTGACTCCTACATCGAGGAGCACATCCACGAGGTGCGCAAGAAGGAGATGGACGAGGCGCGCGAGATCCTGGGCGTCAAGCAGGAGTGGCTCGGCTTCGTCGACTCCGGCCTGCCCGAGGGCGACCCGCTGCCGCCCCTGCCGGAGGGCTGTTTCGCCCTGGAGGACGTCGATGTGGCGGCCGGTGAGCTGGTGAGGAAGATCCGCTCGTTCCGTCCGCAGGTGATCACCACCTACGACGAGAACGGCGGCTACCCGCACCCCGACCACATCATGACCCACAAGATCTCCATGGTGGCGTTCGAGGGCGCGGCGGACACCGAGAAGTACCCGGAGGCGGAGTTCGGACCGGCGTACCAGTCGCAGAAGCTCTACTACAACCAGGGCTTCAACCGCCCCCGCACCGAGGCGCTGCACCAGGCGCTGCTCGACCGCGGCATCGAGTCGCCGTACGGGGAATGGCTGGAGCGCTGGAAGGAGATCCAGCGCACCGAGCGCACGCTCACCACGCACATCCCGTGCGCCGACTTCTTCGAGATCCGCGACAAGGCCCTCATCGCGCACGCCACGCAGATCGATCCCGACGGCGGCTGGTTCCGCGTTCCCATGGAGATCCAGAAGGAGGTCTGGCCGACCGAGGAGTACGAGCTCGCGAAGTCCCTCGTCGACAGTTCCCTCCCCGAGGACGACCTCTTTGCGGGCATCCGCGACAATGCTTGA
- a CDS encoding tetratricopeptide repeat protein, giving the protein MRDSHRAEAERLLARAVEEEVRRSGGRTEGGVLLSRARGSLDAMAQTAAEEYEAYTRALEESEAGQLTFGQRYAREGGTTPLLVAGVAAVSATVADLAVGTGTGTALGVGVAVGVVGAATSVVKVAGSHLPAAHHRAGAMGQPGGPEQLRLQWLTALEVRGIRPFLDQQRVLSASTGPKKAGPRLKGTDKSAAARGRSVLQQSFGQLPEPAGAFAGRRQEMGRIRQWVQASRASTETLPTVVVLHGTPGSGRTTLAVRAAHDLKDYFRGACVVDLRGGSAEEPPLSTRDALLHLLNRLGAPREQLLFRERSSADQQVRRLSELYHQHLSGLPVTIVLDDARDPEQVRTLVPERSDSLVLVTAREPLDLPADLAARVHRLPVETLDAPGAEELLSAAAEDNSAPYDAESTDRIRELCGGLPLALRVAGSSLGPRSPRQLAADLGAYGPVEPAERVLWLRYTDQSDTARRLLRRLALAGRASLGAAAAAALLATDETEATKHLEALARAGLIDHVRGNRYRLHDVVRTFAQARLLDEEEPAERTAAQERLIVNYADLADSVLRLVDGNMSTRSDRFSPHGFHSLDDALRWLDDESSFITAALRHAEGVNQAAVLNLLGALCDYCLLRGDLYRLGEISELAQAVDQGLLVRSVQWRTGIAARQLGELDKARTTLTSVVDLYMEANHDAGAARALCSLGITLHHQGNLTEAAARLREAMDLQAAPELATDRAWTMHALAAVERDRARLAEALDLLTESLVLHRAGESVHGEAWAHFQLGQLGLRMGDVPRAERELRTALDLYGRTRDARGEAWALTQLARARLVDGDSSTALDALRQAASRHRDNEDARGEAWTVYYLGQALEETGDLDQAVRELERSRTMFSRMRDVYGLACARHHSARATRDQRAAQTGSLRNSGFARQLLVDARADFQRIGVAHGEAWTCLELVVVDAGNARTQQALALCDESLSLFTSYGDRRGEDWARFLRCTLLPYAAPGGVEIGTAVAQEELTQLSRAGHPARDEKLDDYVQAYQLLLERGINLEAGWQAWQLGMVPGRHAREVMGVAVAAAR; this is encoded by the coding sequence ATGCGGGACAGTCATCGCGCTGAGGCCGAACGGCTGTTGGCGCGGGCCGTGGAGGAGGAGGTGCGGCGCTCCGGCGGACGTACCGAGGGCGGCGTCCTGCTGTCACGAGCGCGCGGCTCGCTGGACGCCATGGCACAGACGGCCGCCGAGGAGTACGAGGCCTACACCCGCGCCCTGGAGGAGTCGGAGGCCGGGCAGCTCACGTTCGGGCAACGCTACGCACGCGAGGGCGGCACAACTCCGTTGCTGGTCGCGGGCGTCGCGGCGGTCTCGGCCACCGTCGCCGACCTGGCTGTCGGGACCGGCACGGGCACGGCGCTGGGCGTCGGGGTCGCGGTGGGCGTGGTGGGCGCGGCGACGAGCGTGGTGAAGGTGGCCGGCTCCCATCTGCCCGCGGCGCATCACCGCGCGGGCGCGATGGGCCAGCCCGGCGGCCCCGAGCAGCTGCGGTTGCAGTGGCTGACGGCGTTGGAGGTACGCGGCATCCGCCCGTTCCTGGACCAGCAGCGGGTGTTGAGCGCGTCCACCGGGCCGAAGAAGGCGGGCCCGCGGCTGAAGGGCACGGACAAGAGCGCGGCGGCTCGCGGGCGCAGCGTGTTGCAGCAGTCGTTCGGTCAGCTCCCGGAGCCGGCCGGCGCGTTCGCGGGCCGGCGCCAGGAGATGGGGCGGATCCGGCAGTGGGTGCAGGCGTCCCGGGCGAGCACCGAGACACTGCCGACGGTGGTGGTGCTGCACGGGACGCCCGGCAGCGGCCGCACGACTCTCGCGGTGCGCGCCGCCCACGACCTGAAGGACTACTTCCGCGGCGCCTGCGTGGTGGACCTGCGTGGCGGCAGCGCGGAGGAGCCGCCGCTGTCCACCCGGGACGCGCTGCTGCACCTGCTGAACCGGCTCGGCGCACCTCGTGAGCAGCTGCTGTTCCGGGAGCGTTCCTCCGCCGACCAGCAGGTCAGGCGGCTGAGCGAGCTGTACCACCAGCATCTGAGCGGTCTGCCGGTCACCATCGTCCTGGACGACGCCCGTGATCCGGAGCAGGTCCGCACGCTCGTGCCCGAGCGCTCGGACAGCCTGGTCCTGGTCACCGCCCGCGAGCCCCTCGACCTGCCCGCCGACCTCGCCGCCCGGGTGCACCGGCTGCCGGTGGAGACCCTGGACGCGCCCGGCGCGGAGGAGCTGCTGAGCGCGGCGGCGGAGGACAACAGCGCACCCTACGACGCCGAGTCCACCGACCGGATCAGAGAACTGTGCGGCGGTCTGCCGCTGGCGCTGCGCGTCGCGGGCTCGTCCCTGGGCCCGCGCTCACCCCGCCAACTCGCCGCCGACCTGGGCGCGTACGGCCCGGTCGAACCCGCCGAGCGGGTCCTGTGGCTGCGCTACACCGACCAGTCCGACACAGCGCGCCGGCTGCTGCGCCGGCTCGCCCTGGCCGGCCGCGCCTCACTCGGCGCCGCCGCGGCCGCCGCGCTGCTGGCCACCGACGAGACGGAGGCGACCAAACATCTGGAGGCACTGGCCCGGGCGGGCCTGATCGACCATGTCCGCGGCAACCGCTACCGCCTGCACGACGTCGTACGGACCTTCGCGCAGGCCCGCCTCCTCGACGAGGAGGAACCCGCCGAACGTACGGCGGCGCAGGAACGGCTGATCGTGAACTACGCCGACCTCGCGGACTCGGTGCTGCGCCTGGTCGACGGCAACATGTCGACCCGTTCGGACCGGTTCAGCCCGCACGGCTTCCACTCCCTGGACGACGCGCTGCGCTGGCTGGACGACGAGTCGAGCTTCATCACGGCGGCGCTGCGGCACGCGGAGGGCGTGAACCAGGCTGCCGTGCTCAATCTCCTGGGCGCCCTGTGCGACTACTGCCTGCTGCGCGGCGACCTCTACCGGCTGGGTGAGATCAGCGAGCTGGCGCAGGCGGTGGACCAGGGGCTGCTGGTGCGCTCGGTGCAGTGGCGCACGGGTATCGCGGCGCGGCAGCTCGGTGAGCTGGACAAGGCGCGCACGACACTGACGTCGGTGGTGGACCTGTACATGGAGGCCAACCACGACGCGGGCGCCGCCCGTGCCCTGTGCTCGCTCGGCATCACGCTCCACCACCAGGGCAACCTGACGGAGGCGGCGGCGCGTCTGCGCGAGGCCATGGACCTCCAGGCCGCCCCCGAACTGGCCACCGACCGCGCCTGGACGATGCACGCGCTGGCGGCGGTGGAACGGGACCGGGCGCGACTGGCGGAGGCCCTGGACCTGCTCACCGAGTCCCTTGTTCTGCACCGGGCCGGCGAGTCGGTGCACGGCGAGGCCTGGGCCCACTTCCAGCTCGGCCAGCTGGGCCTGCGGATGGGCGACGTCCCGCGCGCGGAACGGGAACTGCGCACCGCCCTCGATCTGTACGGCCGCACCCGCGACGCCCGCGGCGAGGCCTGGGCTCTGACCCAGCTGGCGCGGGCCCGGCTGGTTGACGGCGACTCCTCGACCGCGCTGGACGCCCTGCGCCAGGCCGCCTCCCGGCACCGCGACAACGAGGACGCGCGCGGCGAGGCCTGGACGGTCTACTACCTGGGCCAGGCCCTGGAGGAGACGGGCGACCTCGACCAGGCGGTCCGCGAACTGGAACGCTCCCGCACGATGTTCTCCCGTATGCGCGACGTCTACGGTCTGGCCTGCGCCCGCCACCACTCGGCCCGGGCGACCCGCGACCAGCGCGCCGCGCAGACGGGGTCGCTGCGCAACTCGGGGTTCGCCCGCCAGCTGCTGGTGGACGCCCGCGCCGACTTCCAGCGGATCGGCGTCGCGCACGGCGAGGCGTGGACGTGTCTGGAGCTCGTGGTCGTGGACGCGGGCAACGCACGCACCCAGCAGGCACTGGCCCTGTGCGACGAGTCCCTGAGCCTGTTCACCTCGTACGGCGACCGCCGCGGCGAGGACTGGGCCCGCTTCCTGCGCTGCACCCTGCTCCCGTACGCCGCCCCGGGCGGCGTGGAGATCGGCACGGCGGTCGCCCAGGAGGAACTGACCCAGCTGTCCCGAGCCGGCCACCCGGCCCGCGACGAGAAACTCGACGACTACGTCCAGGCGTACCAGCTGCTCCTGGAGCGCGGCATCAACCTGGAGGCGGGCTGGCAGGCCTGGCAGCTCGGAATGGTGCCGGGAAGGCATGCGCGGGAGGTCATGGGGGTGGCGGTGGCCGCGGCACGGTAG